One genomic region from Tachysurus fulvidraco isolate hzauxx_2018 chromosome 14, HZAU_PFXX_2.0, whole genome shotgun sequence encodes:
- the grk5l gene encoding G protein-coupled receptor kinase 5 has translation MELENIVANTVLLKAREGGGGKRKGRSKKWREILRFPHISQCTELSRTIERDYFSLCEKQPIGRLLFRLYCETRPELLRCIHLLDAMEDYEVTPDEKRKSRGDQIIKKFLTKQSPECVDVLEGLAECCRENLELSPCKEIFSDCRKALHDYLGGAPFSDYQNSMYFDRFLQWKMLERQPVTKDTFRQYRVLGKGGFGEVCACQVRATGKMYACKKLEKKRIKKRKGESMALNEKQILEKVNSRFVVSLAYAYETKDALCLVLTIMNGGDLKFHIYNMGTPGFEKERVQFYAAEICCGLEHLHRESIVYRDLKPENILLDDNGHIRISDLGLAIKVPDGEAIRGRVGTVGYMAPEVINNERYGMSPDWWGLGCLIYEMTAGRSPFRARKERVKREEVEKRVQEEEEEYSDKFTEDTKAICRMLLAKDPKQRLGCKTECALEVKAHPFFKNINFKRLEAGILEPSFVPDPRAVYCKDVLDIEQFSTVKGVNLDQTDNDFYTKFATGSVSIPWQNEMIETECFSDLNVFGPQGTRSPDLDWAQPPEAPRRSLLDRLFRRNVRISSSSSHTEEPAREHNS, from the exons GTGGAGGAGGAAAGCGGAAAGGGAGGAGTAAGAAATGGAGGGAGATCCTTCGCTTCCCCCACATCAGCCAGTGCACAGAGCTGAGCAGAACCATCG agagggaTTACTTCAGCCTGTGTGAGAAGCAGCCCATAGGGAGACTGCTGTTTCGCCTCTACTGTGAGACCAGACCAGAGCTGCTGAGATGCATTCATCTGCTGGACgccatg GAGGACTACGAGGTGACGCCAGACGAGAAGAGGAAGAGTCGAGGAGACCAGATCATCAAGAAGTTCCTCAccaagcag tccCCAGAGTGTGTGGATGTATTAGAGGGTCTTGCCGAATGCTGCAGAGAAAACCTCGAGTTGAGTCCCTGCAAAGAGATCTTCAGCGATTGCCGCaa GGCACTACATGACTACCTGGGCGGAGCTCCGTTCTCTGATTACCAGAACAGCATGTACTTCGACCGCTTTCTCCAGTGGAAAATGCTGGAAAG GCAGCCGGTTACTAAAGACACGTTTCGACAGTACAGAGTGTTGGGAAAAGGAGGATTTGGAGAG gtgtgtgcgtgtcagGTGAGGGCCACGGGGAAGATGTACGCCTGTAAGAAGCTGGAGAAGAAGAGGATAAAGAAGAGGAAGGGCGAGTCCATGGCGCTGAATGAGAAACAGATCTTGGAGAAAGTCAACAGCAGATTTGTG GTGAGTTTAGCGTACGCGTATGAGACCAAAGACGCTTTGTGTCTGGTGCTGACCATCATGAATGGAGGAGATCTGAAGTTCCACATCTACAACATGGGAACTCCAGGGTTTGAGAAGGAACGTGTGCAGTTCTACGCTGCGGAGATCTGCTGTGGTCTGGAGCACCTGCACAGAGAGTCCATCGTCTACag GGATTTAAAACCAGAGAATATTCTATTAGACGATAATG gcCACATCCGGATCTCAGACCTGGGGCTGGCCATCAAAGTGCCTGATGGTGAGGCGATAAGGGGTCGAGTCGGCACTGTGGGCTACATGG CTCCGGAGGTGATCAATAACGAGCGCTACGGCATGAGCCCTGATTGGTGGGGTCTGGGTTGTCTGATCTACGAGATGACGGCGGGCCGCTCGCCATTTCGCGCTCGCAAAGAACGAGTGAAGAGGGAGGAGGTGGAGAAACGAGtgcaagaggaagaggaggagtacAGTGACAAGTTCACAGAAGACACCAAAGCCATCTGCAGGATG cttttAGCCAAAGACCCTAAGCAGAGGCTAGGCTGTAAGACAGAGTGTGCGTTGGAGGTCAAAGCTCATCCCTTCTTCAAGAATATCAACTTTAAGAGACTGGAGGCTGGAATTCTGGAACCTTCCTTCGTGCCTGAT CCGAGAGCGGTGTACTGTAAGGATGTGTTGGACATTGAGCAGTTTTCCACTGTTAAAGGAGTCAATCTGGACCAAACCGATAACGATTTCTACACCAAGTTCGCCACAGGCAGCGTCTCTATACCATGGCagaatgag ATGATCGAGACGGAGTGTTTTAGTGACCTTAATGTGTTCGGGCCCCAGGGGACTCGGTCCCCGGACCTGGACTGGGCTCAACCACCCGAAGCTCCACGCCGCAGCCTGCTGGACCGCCTCTTCAGGAGGAACGTGAggatctcctcctcctcctcacacacagaaGAGCCGGCTCGAGAACACAACAGCTAA